The following proteins are co-located in the Candidatus Desulfofervidus auxilii genome:
- the ftsE gene encoding cell division ATP-binding protein FtsE: protein MIRFINVYKAYHSTYYVLIDLNFHIKPGDFVFLIGPSGAGKTTLLKLIYREEKPTQGEILVSGFNVKVLPNKKLYLLRRKIGVIFQDFKLISYLNVFENIALMLRILNYPSHFIEQKVSELAQRLDLEEKLDSQVETLSVGEKQRVAIARALIHHPPLLLADEPTSNLDLLRSEKVIELLKEANKEGATVIFATHNESLTESFSQARIMHLEKGILKE, encoded by the coding sequence ATGATTCGTTTTATTAATGTCTATAAAGCCTATCATTCTACTTATTATGTTTTAATTGATTTAAATTTTCATATTAAACCAGGAGACTTTGTTTTTTTAATTGGTCCTAGTGGTGCAGGAAAAACTACACTTTTAAAATTAATCTATCGTGAAGAAAAACCTACTCAAGGAGAAATTTTAGTGAGTGGTTTTAATGTTAAAGTTTTACCTAATAAGAAACTTTATTTACTACGTCGTAAAATAGGTGTTATCTTTCAAGATTTTAAACTTATTTCTTATCTTAATGTTTTTGAAAATATTGCATTAATGCTTCGGATTTTAAATTATCCTTCCCATTTTATAGAACAAAAAGTTTCTGAATTAGCACAAAGATTAGACTTAGAAGAAAAACTTGATAGTCAAGTAGAAACGCTTTCTGTTGGGGAAAAACAAAGAGTAGCAATAGCTAGAGCTCTTATTCACCATCCACCTCTTTTATTAGCTGATGAGCCAACAAGTAATCTAGATTTATTAAGGAGTGAAAAGGTGATTGAACTTTTGAAAGAAGCAAACAAAGAAGGAGCTACTGTTATTTTTGCTACTCATAATGAGTCATTAACTGAATCATTTTCTCAAGCACGAATTATGCATTTAGAAAAAGGTATTTTAAAAGAATGA